The following proteins are co-located in the Dromiciops gliroides isolate mDroGli1 chromosome 2, mDroGli1.pri, whole genome shotgun sequence genome:
- the ANKRD9 gene encoding ankyrin repeat domain-containing protein 9 yields MPWDVKRQGGGLDRPSQSRAQKQCKKSSFAFYQAVRDLLPVWFLEDMRATEAFHWEEGGRASTYSPSEALLYALVHDHQPYAHYLLAKFPRGALAVPSRNFSCCQSSSPHLALAVRYNRVHILRGILRTIRDFPDEERAHYLDRRGCSRVEEGKTSLHVACELARPECLFLLLGHGASPGLCDGAGNTPLDLLLRRVGQDATATATAPTAGDPLALLDLLFLYMPPGSASPMQRELLGDRVRWQRLLGEDKFQWLAGLAPPSLFARAMQALVRSISPQRFPEALDELPLPPFLQPLDLKLKS; encoded by the coding sequence ATGCCCTGGGATGTCAAGCGACAGGGTGGTGGCCTTGACAGGCCATCCCAGTCTCGGGCCCAGAAGCAATGCAAAAAATCATCCTTTGCTTTCTACCAGGCAGTGAGGGACTTATTGCCTGTGTGGTTCCTGGAGGACATGCGGGCCACTGAAGCCTTCCATTGGGAGGAAGGTGGACGAGCCAGCACCTACTCACCCTCCGAGGCCCTGCTGTACGCCCTGGTACATGACCACCAACCCTATGCCCACTACCTATTGGCCAAGTTCCCCCGTGGGGCGTTGGCCGTACCTAGCCGCAATTTCAGTTGCTGTCAGTCTTCGTCACCACACCTGGCCTTGGCTGTCCGATACAACCGCGTACACATCCTACGTGGCATCTTACGGACCATCCGTGACTTCCCGGATGAGGAACGTGCCCACTACCTGGACCGCCGGGGCTGTAGCCGTGTGGAAGAAGGCAAGACCTCTCTGCATGTTGCCTGTGAGCTGGCCCGACCTGAGTGCCTCTTTTTACTGCTGGGCCATGGTGCTTCCCCCGGGCTGTGCGATGGTGCTGGCAATACTCCCTTGGACCTGCTGCTCCGGCGGGTCGGGCAGGatgccacagccacagccacagctcCCACAGCTGGTGACCCCCTGGCCCTGCTCGACTTGCTCTTCCTCTACATGCCCCCGGGTTCCGCATCTCCCATGCAGAGGGAGCTGCTGGGTGACCGGGTCCGCTGGCAACGCCTTCTCGGGGAGGACAAGTTCCAGTGGCTCGCTGGCCTGGCGCCCCCATCCCTCTTTGCCCGGGCCATGCAGGCCCTCGTGAGGTCCATCTCACCCCAGCGCTTCCCTGAAGCCCTGGATGAACTGCCTCTCCCACCATTCCTCCAACCCTTGGACTTAAAGTTGAAAAGTTAG